In Penaeus vannamei isolate JL-2024 chromosome 4, ASM4276789v1, whole genome shotgun sequence, a single window of DNA contains:
- the LOC138861497 gene encoding lysosome membrane protein 2-like, translating to MRRIQCAGCLGILGIVLLILGGLVAGLFDDFINQIIYKELVIRNGSDMYQTWKHPPVVPHLRMYFFNLTNKQEFLDGARPVLEEVGPYCYREHWEKVNVGFHNNGTVSYETQKHYYFERSHSSGSEDDVIVTLNIPMLAAVSQVRFKPRLAQLAIDSLLTVLKEEPIVAHTVGEFMWGYDDPLLKIAKNLLPPEERMPFDKFGFFINRNGSTDGLFNVFTGEGDITRYTTINTFNHKKYLDFWKTEECNMINGTDGSSFPPGVTEDSVLYMFNENLCRSIPLTFWHSKETFGMKALRFSPPRNVFDVTPENDCYCVGGPPCLGGGVFNISTCKFGSPTVVSWPHFYQADKKYREAVVGMKPDPEKHAMYIDVSPRTGSPLSAEARLQINVAVPHVPLIKPAAMLREMIFPVVWFEDGVTELPSEIVELLQVAENVPEVTKSSLLVAFFVLGGVLVLGVSLSLLAEHFDLPLPFLNPNYSTSESAKDKASDRPQGNSPKRDLSGHTNPAMTDDGDKDAA from the exons ATGCGCAGAATACAATGTGCAG GATGTTTAGGCATTTTAGGAATTGTACTGCTCATCTTGGGAGGACTTGTAGCTGGTCTCTTTGATGATTTTATCAACCAAATCATATATAAG GAATTAGTTATCCGCAATGGGTCAGATATGTACCAAACATGGAAGCACCCACCAGTAGTACCTCATTTACGAATGTACTTCTTCAATCTAACCAACAAGCAAGAATTTTTAGATGGTGCAAGACCTGTTCTGGAAGAAGTTGGGCCATACTGCTATAG AGAGCACTGGGAGAAAGTAAATGTTGGGTTTCACAACAATGGAACAGTGTCCTATGAGACTCAAAAGCACTACTACTTTGAAAGAAGTCATTCCTCAGGATCTGAAGACGATGTGATAGTCACTCTGAATATTCCTATGCTA GCTGCAGTTTCTCAGGTCCGGTTCAAACCAAGGCTAGCTCAGTTAGCCATAGATTCCTTACTAACTGTTCTCAAGGAGGAACCCATTGTGGCTCATACAGTTGGGGAATTCATGTGGGGTTATGATGACCCTCTGCTCAAAATTGCCAAGAATCTTCTACCTCCAGAGGAACGTATGCCTTTTGACAAGTTTGGATTCTTTATTAAT CGAAATGGTTCAACGGATGGATTATTCAATGTCTTCACTGGAGAGGGAGATATCACTAGATATACAACTATTAATACATTCAACCACAAGAAATATCTTGATTTTTGGAAGACAGAAGAATGTAACATGATAAATGGCACAGATGGTTCATCATTCCCTCCTGGTGTGACAGAGGACTCTGTTCTCTACATGTTTAATGAAAATCTGTGTCGTTCCATTCCTCTTACCTTCTGGCACAGCAAAGAAACCTTTGGAATGAAAGCGCTAAG GTTCTCTCCCCCACGAAATGTCTTTGATGTCACACCAGAGAATGACTGCTATTGTGTAGGAGGTCCACCATGTCTTGGAGGAGGTGTTTTTAACATCAGTACTTGCAAATTTG gttcgccCACAGTGGTTTCATGGCCTCATTTCTACCAAGCAGACAAAAAGTACAGGGAAGCTGTTGTTGGAATGAAGCCAGACCCAGAAAAGCATGCAATGTACATTGATGTGTCACCT CGAACAGGATCACCACTCAGCGCTGAAGCTCGCTTGCAAATTAATGTAGCCGTTCCTCATGTTCCCTTGATCAAACCAGCAGCAATGCTCCGAGAGATGATATTCCCTGTTGTTTGGTTTGAAGAT GGAGTGACAGAACTGCCTAGTGAAATTGTGGAGTTGTTACAGGTTGCAGAAAATGTACCAGAG GTGACAAAATCCAGCCTGTTAGTAGCCTTCTTTGTCCTTGGAGGTGTTTTGGTTTTGGGTGTGAGTCTGTCTTTGCTTGCTGAGCACTTCGACTTACCTTTACCATTCTTGAATCCTAACTATAGTACTAGTGAAAGTGCCAAAGACAAGGCAAGTGATCGACCACAGGGTAATTCTCCCAAGAGAGATCTCTCTGGCCATACCAACCCTGCCATGACAGACGACGGGGATAAAGATGCAGCATGA